AATCTGTACTCGGTGAGGTAAAGAGCATTAGCCCGGTCATGCGGCACTCCGTAGCGGGATGACAGAGCGTTCACGGTCTCCGCCTTTGCCCCGGCGTTCGTGTAATATTCCCGCGCCACAGCGTAATACCCCGATGTGCTTGTTCCGTATCCTACAATCCACCACTGAAGCCCCGCCCGGTCTCTGCCCAAGTTCTTCTGCTGGACAAAAGCATCCTCAGCAAACGCGCAGGACGCTGAGAGCAGGACAAGTACCAACGCAAGAAATTTCTTCATTGCCTTTAATCCTCCGTGATAAAAATTTTGGAACGTTTGATATTATAACGATAAAGGAGGAATTTATGTAGTATGGAAAATATTTACAGTGCATTAGATTTGACGCTCAATGACTGGCAGATTCTTTTCGGGAATCTTGGTGAACAGAAATTCCGGGGCGCTCAGGTCTGTCAATGGATTTACGCGAAAAAAGAGTTCACTTATGACGGAATGACTAACCTAAGCAAAGCCCTGCGCGAAAAACTGAATGAGAATGTCATTATGTCCTTCCCCGTTATGATACGTCAGCAAGTTTCACGGTACGGCACAAAAAAATATCTCTGGACTCTCAATGACGGCGCGAAAATTGAGTCCGTTCTCCTAAATCACGGAGGCCATAAGACAGCGTGCATATCATCGCAGGCAGGCTGCCCGTTAAAATGTGCGTTCTGTGAGACGGGCGCAAACGGCTTCACACGGAATCTAACGCGGGGCGAAATACTCGGACAGTTTCTGATGATGGAGAAAATCAACGGGGCTGACATCAACAATATTGTGTTCATGGGAATGGGTGAGCCGCTATTGAACGAGGACAATGTTTTTTCCGCAATACGTTCCCTCAATGACAAAAATATGCGTAATCTCGGCGCGAGGCACATAACAATATCAACATCAGGAATCGCCCCCGGCATTGAAGACCTTGCAGACTTTGAGATTCCCATAAGATTATCGCTCTCACTTCATGCCCCGAATGACGAATTACGCGCAAAACTGATGCCCGTTGACAAACAGTATCCGCTTCAGAAGCTCACAGCCTCATTGAGACGTTACCGCGAAAGAACCGGGGAACGAATCACCGTCGAATATGCGCTGATTGACCGCGTGAATGATTCCCCGGAGCTGGCCTACGAGACAGCCGCCCTTCTTGACGGCCTCGAACCGTACATAAACATTATCCCGTTCAACCCGATTCCCTCGCGGCCTGACCTGAAACGCTCCGACACATCACGGATTAAAGCCTTCTGCGCTGTTCTCGCCGAAATGAAAATAGAGTATGAGCTGAGGAAAGAGCGAGGCTCTGACATCATGGCGGCCTGCGGACAGTTGGCGGGGTCTATGCGTAACGGCTCCTGAAATCCTCATAGGCCAGCCTGATTCCGTCCCTGAGTCCCGTGCGAGCCTTCCAGCCCAGCGAGGCGGCCTTGCTTATGTCCATAACTTTGCGGGGCGTTCCGTTGGGCTTTGAGGTGTCCCACAAAATTTTTCCTGAATACCCGACAATCTCAGCTACAAGGGCGGTCAAATCTCTGATGGAAATTTCGCGGCCTGAACCGGCGTTTACTGTCTCATTGCCGGAATAATTGTTCATGAGGAAAACGCACAATTCTGCGAGGTCGTCAACGTACAGAAATTCACGCAGGGGGCTTCCGTCCCCCCAGCATGTTACGGACTCTGCGCCGGAGATTTTCGCCTCGTGAAACCGCCGGATGAGTGCGGGCAATACATGCGAGTTTTCCGGGTGATAGCTGTCGTTCGGGCCGTAAAGGTTGCAGGGCATGACCGAAATATAGTCCGTGCCGTACTGTGTGTTGAGGTACTCGCAGTATTTCAGGCCGGAGATTTTCGCGAGGGCGTAGGCTTCATTTGTCTTTTCGAGACTGCCGGACAATAAATATTCTTCCCTGATGGGCTGAGGACACATGCGCGGATAAATGCACGATGAGCCGAGAAATTCAACCTTCCTGCACCCGTTCGAGAATGCCGCGTGTATCGTGTTCATCTCTATCATCATGTTGACGTACATGAAATCAGCCGGAGAGGCCGAATTTGCCGCAATGCCTCCGACTTTGGCCGCCGCAAGAAATACATACTCAGGCTTCTCGCGCTCAAAGAATGATTCAACGTCTGCCTGCCTCGTGAGGTCTAACTCTGAGTGAGTCTGCATGATGATGTTCGTATAGCCTTGCCGCTGAAGCTCGCGGAGAATCGCGGAGCCTACCATGCCGTTATGACCTGCGACATAAATTTTCGAGTCCCTGTTCATGATTCACACTCCCTGAAGTTTTCCGGCAGATTATACCCCCGCGCCTTACTTCAGGCCGTCAAATCCTTTCCGCTGATTTTATTTCCTGAGACGGCTATAATTATCCCATGAACAAAAATATTCTCCTTCACATTTGCTGCGCCCCGGACGGAACTGTCCCGATACCTGACCTACTCGCTGAAGGGTGGAATGTTTACGGCTTCTTTTACGGCAGCAACATTCACCCGCTTGATGAGTATCTCCGGCGGCTTGAGGCTGTCCACATTCTCACGGCTCATAACGGAGTCCCCTGTACGATTCCTGAGTATGTCCCGGAAAAATGGCTCAGTGAAATTCACGGCCTCGAACATGAACCGGAAGGCGGGAAAAGGTGCGCGGAGTGCTTCAGGATTCAGCTTGAGGCTTCAGCGCGTGAGGCGGTTCGATTGGGCTGTGAATACATGTCAACAACATTAACCATCAGCCCGCACAAGAATGTTACTCTCATCAACGAAATTGGCGGGGCAGTCTCAGAATCTCACGGCCTGAAATGGGAGAGTCGAATCTGGCGGAAAAATAACGGCTTCTTACGCTCGGTAAAAATTTCGCGGGAAATGGGACTCTACCGTCAGAATTATTGCGGCTGTACGTTCAGCATTACTCATACTGTATAATCTCAGCATTCACACAAAACTTTAAGGAGGCGGCAATATTGCAGCAGCTTTACGCGTCGTGGAGAATGTCATACATTGAGGCACCCAAGCATGAAGGGTGTATCTTCTGTGATTTTCCGGCTGAACACAAAGATGATGAGCATTTTATCGTTCACAGGGGCGAGTCTTGCTTTGTCATCATGAATCTTTACCCGTATAATCCCGGTCATATGATGGTGATTCCGTACCGTCATACGAATGTTTATGAGTCCCTCACTGACTCCGAGGTTCTCGAAATGCACGTGCTTACGTCAAAAGCCGTTAAAGTCCTCAAAACAGTAATGCACCCGGACGGCTTCAACATGGGCATCAATCTCGGACGGACTGCGGGCGCAGGTGTTGACGGACATTTGCACAGGCACATAGTACCAAGATGGAACGGGGACAATAATTTTATGCCCGTGATAGGCGAGACAAGAGTCATTTCTGACGCAATCGAAAATTCCTGGCGAAGGATAAAAGATGCCTGGGCCGAATGCGTATAGAGAGCCGGAAAAGTCATCGCAGTACGAACAGAAAATAAAACGCTCGGTATTTATCGCTGAAGTTTCCCCCTGCCATGACGAACAGGAAGCCCGCGCAATTCTAGCTGACGTAATATCACGGCACAGGGACGCGACTCACAACTGCCGGGCGTATATTCTCTCTGACGGAACGGAGTACTCATCCGATGACGGCGAGCCATCTGGGACAGCAGGACGGCCAATCCTCAACGCGATAAAGCATTCGGGACTCGTGAATGTAATTGTGATTGTTACGAGATATTACGGCGGTGTGAAGCTGGGAGTCAGGGGATTGATTGACGCTTACGGAGATACGGCCATGAATGCGCTTGAGCTTTGCGGGAATGTCGAACGTGTCGCAATGTCGGCGGTACGTGTAGCGATGGGCTATAGCTCTGTCGGGAATGTTACGCGCCTGCTTGAGGGTGCCGGGGCGGTAAATTTGCGGTGGAATTACTCGGAGGGCGTGAGCGTGATATGTGATGTCCCGGAGAATGAATGCGGGAAATTGTCGGCCATGCTTGACGAAATGAAAGCGCGGGCAATTATTGCGGAATGGGAGAAAATATCATGAGAGTAATAATGCTTGGCACGGGCAACGCTCTTGTTACAGAATGCTTCAACACATGCTTTATTCTCAGCGACAGGGGAAAAATTTTTCTTGTCGACACTGGCGGGGGCAATACGATTCTCCATCAAATAAAGCACGCGGGCTTCACCCTCCCGGAAATTCACGAGGTCTTTATCTCGCATTCGCACATAGATCACATACTCGGCGCAATCTGGGTAATCAGGATTTCGGCTCAACTGATGGACAAGGGCAGATTTTCCGGCGACATGAATATTTACTCGCATGACGATGTCATCCCGCTTCTTGATGAGATTTGCCGGAAGTTTCTTCTGCCGTACCAGTATGATTATGTAGGCAGGCGCATTCACCTAATCACCGTCAGCCAAAACGAGACCCGCAATATCATCGGCCATGACGTAAAATTTTTTGACGTAAATTCAGCCCGTACAAAACAATTCGGCTTCATCATGGATTACGACTGCGGGAAAAAATTAGCCTTCTGCGGTGATGAGCCGTGCTATGAATCGAGCTATAACTATGTACGGGGCTGTGAATGGATGTTTCATGAGGCGTTCTGCCTTTACTCGGACGCAGAAATATTTGACCCCTACGGCAAACATCATTCAACCGTCAAAGACTCCTGCATTACCGCGCAGAAACTCGGCGTGAAAAATTTATTGCTTTATCACACAGAGGACTCAGACTTAGCGCACAGGAAGGAGCGTTACACCGCTGAAGGGAGGCAGTATTATTCCGGAAATTTATTCGTGCCTGATGATTTCGAGACTATCACACTATGAGGGGAGATACGAGAATGAAATATGACTTTGAGACCGTCCGCAAAAGATTCAACACAGGCTCCGGGAAATGGCGCGAGATGGCGAAATACGGAGTGAAGGAATCCGATGACATTATCCCGTTTTCCGTTGCTGACATGGAATTTGTTACGCCGCCGGAAATTGTGAGCGCGATAAAGTCCCAGCTTGACACGTCAATAATGGGCTACGAGAATCCCACGCCCGAATATCTTTCGGCAGTCTGCGAATGGATGAGAGTCCGCCGGAATTGGAGCGCGAGTCCTGAATGGATACTCCCGTCAAGCGGAGTCGTTGACGCATTTTTCCGGGCTGTATTGACTTACACGAACGAGGGAGACGGGGTTATGATTATGACTCCCGTGTACTACCCAATGTACATGGCCGTGAACACAACAGGCCGTAAACTTGTAGCAAATCCGCTCATCAATACGGGGACAAGGTACGAGATTGATTTTGACGACATGGAGCGGAAAGCCTCAGACCCGAACACAAAAATGTTAATCCTGTGCAGCCCTCATAACCCTGTCGGAAGAGTCTGGACTCGCGGCGAGCTTGAGAGAATCGGAAATATCTGCCTGAAAAATAATGTGCTTGTCGTGTCGGATGAGATTCATTTTGACCTGATTATGCCGGGGCATTCTCACACGGTTTACGCCTCAATCTGTGATGAGTTCGCGGATAACTGCCTTGTTCTGACCGCTCCGAGCAAAACATTCAACATTGCCGGGCTTCAGACCTCAAATATATTCATCCCGAATCCCGTTCTCCGTGAAAAGTTCCTTGCCTCTCTCAGGCTGTCAAACCCTAACCCTAAGTGCAACATACTCGGCTATACAGCATGTGAGGCCGGGTATAAATTCTGCGGTGAATGGCTTGACGAGTGCCTGAGAGTGATTGACGGCAACAGGAGGATCATTGCGGACTTCATTTCGCGGGAGCTTCCTGCGGTGAAAGTGTTTGATCTTGAGGGGACATATTTGCTGTGGCTTGACATGCGCGGGCTTGAACTCGGCCATGAGGAATTAGAGCGGATTAACCGTGAGGAGGCAAGATTATTCTTTGACGAGGGATATATTTTCGGGGAGCAGGGCGAATGCTTCGAGCGTTGGAATATCGCCTGCCCTGAGAGATATATACACGAGGCACTCTCACGCATGAAGGAGACATACAGCCGTTACGCAAGATAGGGTATAATTTTGTCAGCAGGCTTTGAGTCATTCAAGCACCTGATTTCGGGTCAGGGGGCGTTTCGGACGTAAAGCCGCTGGACTCAGCCTGCCAATATTATTATGTACCTACCAGCAAAAACACACAAAGAAAGGAATAATTGATAATGCCGGATAATCTAGCTATAATCAGCCGACAGCCGACAGCCGACAGCCTGATTCGTGTCCGAAATTCAGCATAATAATCCCCGTCTATAACACAGAGAAATACATCGCCAAGTGCCTAGACAGCCTCATAAATCAGAACATGCCCTCACGAAATTACGAGATAATTATCACCGATGACGGCTCATCAGACTCAAGCGGGGAAATCTGCGACTCCTATGCCGACAAATATCCATTCATACACGTAACCCACACCGAAAATCACGGCCCAAGCCACGCCCGGAATATTGCGCTCACTCAGTGCAGGGGGGAATATATTACGTTCTGTGATTCTGATGATTACGCCTCTCCTTGTCTGATTTCCGTACTGTCAAAGGCAATAGAAGTACTAGGCCGACCGGATGCTATAGTGTTCCGGCACTACATAAGCATGAATATTCCGGCAGAAGGTTTCCCCGTATATAATGCTCAGGATATGAAGAGTGATGACGCTGAAATTTCTGACGGCGAGGAATTATGCTTCAGGATTCTTGAAAGCAACAAAGTCGGAGGCTTCACCCCCAACAAAGCACTAAAACGCGAAATCATAGGGGGCATAAGGTTTGACGAAAGCCTGCGATACTGTGAGGACGTTGACTGGCTCATCAATATTGCCCTCAGCAGGAAGAATGTCAAAGTCTGCTATATTGATTACTGGCTGTACTGTTATGTTCTCCATGAAAATGAAGAGCTTACAAGAGACTCGGCTAATATTTACGACAAGGACGGATACCCCCGCGAGTTTTACGCCCTAGAGAAAATATATTCCCGCGCAGACCTTCCGCCAAGAGTCTCAGAACAGCTCAAAGCTCTTTTTTATTTCACCGCCGCGAATGCTGGGTATCAGGGATATTCAAAGCCCCGCAGCGAATCTCATGCCAGGCTCATGGATTACCTCAGAAATTACTGGAAGATATATTATTCAAAGTCAAGGCATTCACTTGTACAAAAAGCAAAGACATTCGTCAAGCATATTTTCACTCTCCTTCACATTCACAAGCCGCGCAGGAAATAACTTGCTGTATACTATGTGAAAATTTCCATCACATAACAAGGAGCTGTATACAGTTTGCATTTGATTTTGAGCGTTATAGCTTTCGTCATCGTTATAGCCGTCTGCGTAATCGTCCACGAATACGGCCACTACATCACCGCCAAAATTCTCGGCGTTCAGGTTCACGAGTTTGCGTTCGGAATGGGGCCGGCTCTCCTTCAGCGCAGGGACAAACACGGAATGTTATGGTCATGTCGGGCGTTCCCTGTCGGGGGGTTCTGCCGTCTCGCGGGAATGAATGAGGAGGACGACGGCGAGTCTGTCATCCCCGGTCATGGCTTCAACGAACAGCCCGCGTGGAAACGTTTTCTGATTCTCCTCAACGGCTCAGCCTTCAACATTCTGCTTGCTGTGGTATTGATGGCTCTGTTCCTCTGGGGGCATGGCGTTCTCGACATGGACAGCACGAAAATCGGCGAAATTATGCCCGGCTTCCCGTCAGAAACAGCAGGAATCAGAGTCGGCGATGAGATTCAGAAAGTCAACGGCGAGTCAGTCAGCAAATGGCGCGAAATGTCCGAGAAGATTCGCACAGAGGCCGGGAAAAATGAGTCAGTCTCAGTAGAAATCAAGCGCGGGGACGAAATATTAACCCTCACCGTAAACATACCAAACAATGAGGAATACGGCCGTCCCATGCTGGGAATATCGCCGTCATATGTCCGCTACGGATTCTTTTCGGCGTTCAGGAACTCGGCGGGCTATATCTACAGGATGACCGCAATGATGTTACGGGGACTCGCTGAGTTAGTCATGGGCTATCAGGAGGCAGACGTTACCGGCCCTGTGGGGATCGCGTCAATGTCCGGCCATGCTTTGCGCTCCGGGCTATGGGGCTTTGTGTCGTTCATCGCAATAATCGCGTTAAATCTCGGAATACTGAATCTCTTCCCGATTCCGGCTCTTGACGGCGGGCGGATACTGTTCGTACTGCTTGAGATAGTATTACGCAGAAGGCTTCCCGAAAAAGTCGAGAATTGGATTCACACGGCGGGATTTGTCGTATTAATTTCATTGATGATTCTTGTTACATGCAAGGATGTCTACAATTTGTTCCTCACACATTAGGCCATGAACAGCAAACGACAAGTAAACATTAACGGACTCACTATCGGCGGTGATTCTCCTGTACGTGTAGAAAGTATGCTGAAAATTTCCCTCGATAAAAGGGACGAATGCACAGCGCAGTGTGAGCGGCTGATTCAATCCGGGTGCGAGATGGCGCGGGCGGCTCTTCCTGAAGCGAAATATGCCGATGATTTACGCGCTCTCGTAGAGTCGACACGGCTTGTGATTATGGCGGACATTCATTTTGACCCGGCATTAGCGATTCTTGCGATGGAGTCCGGCTGTAAGGCAATCCGAATCAATCCCGGAAACATGCCATTGTCCCGCCTCAATGACGTAATATCATGCGCGAAAAGTTCAGGCGTTGTGATTCGAATCGGCGCGAACGGCGGAAGCGTATCACAGTCCCAGCTTGACGCGGCAAAAGGAGACCGGGCAGAGGCGTTATTTCTTGCAGTACGCGAGCAGGCAGAATTATTGCTGAGTCATAATTTCACGGACATCATATTGTCGGCGAAATCCTCAAGCGTTCCCGAATGCGTCCGGGCGAATGAGCTTATCGCGTCGGCATATCCTGATTTCCCAATGCACATAGGACTCACAGAGGCAGGGCCGAGCGATGGCGGAGTCGTGAAAGGTACTGCGTGTATTTCAGCGTTGTTGATGAGGGGAATCGGTGATACGTTAAGAGTCTCGCTGACTGATGAGCCTGAAAGGGAAGTACGAGTCGGCTATGAGATTCTGAAGGCACTTGAGATTCGGACTCGCGGCGTGAATCTCATCTCATGCCCTACTTGCGGACGCAGGCGGGCTGATGTTATGCGGCTCGTGAAGATTGTTGAGCCTATGCTCGCGGGGCTTCCTGATGGCGTGTCGGTTGCTGTGATGGGCTGTGAGGTCAACGGCCCGAAAGAAGCGAGGCACGCGCAGTTCGGAATCGCAGGGACTCCGGGCGGTGCGGTGTTGTTCCGTGAGGGGAAATCCTGCGGAGAATATCCGTTTGATGAGCTTGAAGCGGTCTTGCCTGAGTTCCTGAAAATGTAGAAGACAGAAATTTGACGGCCTCCCCGGAATTTCGCAGGGAGGTCATTTTTTCACTCTATTGTCTTTATTACCCTGCACGGATTCCCAGCGGCCAAAACTCCGGCAGGTATATCACGAGTTACGACACTTCCCGCGCCTATCACACAGCCTTCACCGATTGTTACGCCTCCGATTACTGTTACATTTGAGGCAAGCCAGCAATTATTGCCGATTGTGATGGGCTTACCGTACTCAAGCTGAATCATATTGCCGTCTTTGTCGGGATTTGCGTTGCGTTCCTGCCATCTTAGCGGGTGCATAGGGGTGAGGAGTGAGACGTTTGTCCCTAACATAACATTGTCGCCGATTGTAACCGGGCAGATGTCAAGAATCGTTGTGCCGAAATTGGCGTAAAAATTTTTCCCGATATGTATATTTATACCGTAGTCGAAAAATATTTGTCCCTGAAAATATGCCTCGTGGTCTGAATACGGCAGAAGCTCGCGGAGAATCTTGTAGCGTTCTTCCTCGTCCGTGTCGTAAAGCGCGTTGTACATCATGCAGAGCCTGTGAGCTTTCGTCCTCAGCATGTACAGCTCATCATCACCGGGATTGTATAATTCTCCGGCAGTCATCTTCATACGTTCGTTCAAATTGCTAATCACCTTTCGCAGGAAATTGCGTATAATTCTACACGATACATTTTCCATTCGCACAAAAACTTTCAGAAAGGGGATTTTCCCGCAATGGTTCAGGGTTCTATGTTGGTAGTAATTCTCATTGTTGCCATAATCTTAATGGTGCTTCTGATCTCTAAGATGAAGTTTCACCCGTTTGTCGCGCTGTTCGCGGTCGCCCTCGCAATGGGACTCGCTGTCGGAATGGCACCGGCTAAAGTCCTCGACACGATACTGAACGGATTCGGCGGAACATGCCGGGGAATAGGCATAGTGATTCTTCTCGGCACGATCATAGGCGCAATGCTCGAAAAGTCCGGGGCTGCCTTCACGATGGCCGACTCAGTTCTTCACGTCGTCGGTGAAAAGCGTCCTGCCCTCGCAATGAGTCTCATCGGCTGGGTAGTATCGATTCCCGTTTTCTGCGACTCAGGCTTCGTAATTCTCTCGTCGCTGAACAAGTCATTAGCACGCCGCAGCAAAGTCAGCCTCTCCACAATGGCAATCGCTCTGTCAACAGGACTTTACGCGACACATACTCTTGTTCCTCCCACGCCCGGGCCGATCGCAGCAGCAAATGAACTCGGTGCAGATCTCGGAATGGTCATCATGTGGGGAATCGCGGTGTCAATAATTTCTATGATTGCCGGATATATTTACGCGCTAATCGCAGGGCCGAAACTCCCGGTGCCTTTCGACACAAACACAGAGGAAGGCGGCTCATATGAGGAACTCAAAGCAAAGTACGGGACTCTTCCTTCAGCGTTCAAATCATTTGCACCGATTCTTATTCCGTTAATCTTAATCGCGTTCAGCTCGTTCATAAGTTACCCTTCAACCCTCGCGAAAATCGGCGGAAAAGAGTCAACGCTCTTCATTGTCGCGTCATTCTTGGGCAACCCCGTTATAGCTTTGTCGATCGGCGTAATTTTGTGCTTCTTCCTCGCTCCTTTCACTGAGGAAGTAACAAACGGGTGGATAGGCGCGGGAGTCAAAGACGGCGCGAACATCATCATGATTACGGCGGCAGGAGGCGGACTCGGCGCGGTAATTTCGGCTTCGGGAGTCGGTCATTACATCGGCGAGGCTTTAGCGTCCTACAATTTCGGGATATTCCTTCCGTTTATCATCGCGGCGGCTCTCAAGACAGCGCAAGGCTCATCAACCGTAGCAATCGTAACAACAGCTCAGATTATCGCGCCTATGCTCGCGTCATTGGGACTCGGTTCACCTATGGGCGGAGTGCTTGCGACTCTCGCAATCGGCAGCGGGGCAATGGTCGTATCACACGCTAATGACTCGTATTTCTGGGTCGTAACTCAGTTCAGCGATATGGATCTCAATACTGCGTACAAGGCTCAGACAATGGCAACATTGATTCAGGGAGTCGTTGCTGTATTGGCGATATACGGAATTTCGCTGTACATGCTGTAAACTTAACGCAGAAATTTTCCGGGGAATGGGTGCGAGACCTGTTCCCCGTTTTTTGTGTGCTAATATTAGGACAATTACCCATCACAAGAAAGAAGATGACATTACCATGAAGATACCCGCAAATATTTTCCGTGAGTATGACATTCGCGGGAACGCTGACAGAGAATTGACTGACGAAACCGTGAAGGCTATCGGGCGCGCTTATGCCTCGTGGCTTATTCGTGCTGGCGTGAAGTCCTGCGTAACAATCGGAGGCGACGCAAGACTCTCAACTCCCCGAATCAAATCGGCCATGACTGAGGGAATTTTGTCGGCGGGACTCGATGTCGTTGATGTCGGACTCGTTACTACTCCCATGCTTTATTGGAGCATGATACATTTCAACGCTGACGGCGGAGTCATGGTTACAGGCTCACACAATCCCCCGGACATGAACGGGCTGAAACTTTGCTTTGAGCGCGGGACTCTTTACGGCAGCGAGGTAATGAACATTCACGACATAGCGGAGTCCGGGAATTTCGAGTCAGGCGCAGGGAAATTGACACACGCAAAAATTGATGATGAGTATCTGAACATGCTTGTGTCAAAATTCACGCTCCCATTCACAAAACGCTTCAAGGTTGTCTGCGACTGCGGAAACGGCGCGGCAGGTTTGACCGCAAGAAAATTCTTTGAGCTTCTCGGCTGTGAGTGCATACCGCTGTATGATGAGCCGGACGGAAGATTCCCGAATCACCATCCTGACCCGCAGAAACGCGAGAACTTGCAGGACGTTATAGCGCGTGTGAGGGCGGAAGGTGCTGATGTCGGAATTGCTTATGACGGAGACGCGGACAGAATCGGAGTCGTTGACGACAAAGGAAACGTGATTTTCGGGGACAGGCTAATGACTCTCTACTGGAAGGAAATACTTGGGACTCACAAGGGCGCGGCGGTACTCGTTGAGCCGAAATGCAGCATGGTGCTTCCTGAGCTGGCCGAGAAATTCGGGGGAAAGCCTTTCTTCTACAAGTCCGGGCATTCAGTCATCAAAGCAAAAATGCGTGAGATTGGCGCGTTGTTCGCGGGCGAATATTCCGGGCATATGTTCTTTGCTGATGAGTTTTACGGCCATGATGATGCCTTCTACGCCTCCGGGAGACTGCTCCGAATAATGTCCGAGAGAAGAGAGTCGCTTTCACGCCTGATGATGTCGATTCCCGATTACCCGTCAACAGAAGAGATACGAATCCCCTGCCCCGATGATGTGAAGTTCGGAATCACAGAGCGCATTACGCAGAAAGCCCGCGAAAAATACAAAGTCTCAGACCTCGACGGAGTGAGAATAATTTACCCTGACGGCTGGGGACTCATTCGTGCCTCAAACACTCAGCCCGTTATGGTAGTGCGCTG
This genomic window from Synergistaceae bacterium contains:
- a CDS encoding HIT domain-containing protein, which produces MQQLYASWRMSYIEAPKHEGCIFCDFPAEHKDDEHFIVHRGESCFVIMNLYPYNPGHMMVIPYRHTNVYESLTDSEVLEMHVLTSKAVKVLKTVMHPDGFNMGINLGRTAGAGVDGHLHRHIVPRWNGDNNFMPVIGETRVISDAIENSWRRIKDAWAECV
- a CDS encoding MBL fold metallo-hydrolase: MRVIMLGTGNALVTECFNTCFILSDRGKIFLVDTGGGNTILHQIKHAGFTLPEIHEVFISHSHIDHILGAIWVIRISAQLMDKGRFSGDMNIYSHDDVIPLLDEICRKFLLPYQYDYVGRRIHLITVSQNETRNIIGHDVKFFDVNSARTKQFGFIMDYDCGKKLAFCGDEPCYESSYNYVRGCEWMFHEAFCLYSDAEIFDPYGKHHSTVKDSCITAQKLGVKNLLLYHTEDSDLAHRKERYTAEGRQYYSGNLFVPDDFETITL
- a CDS encoding epoxyqueuosine reductase QueH: MNKNILLHICCAPDGTVPIPDLLAEGWNVYGFFYGSNIHPLDEYLRRLEAVHILTAHNGVPCTIPEYVPEKWLSEIHGLEHEPEGGKRCAECFRIQLEASAREAVRLGCEYMSTTLTISPHKNVTLINEIGGAVSESHGLKWESRIWRKNNGFLRSVKISREMGLYRQNYCGCTFSITHTV
- the rlmN gene encoding 23S rRNA (adenine(2503)-C(2))-methyltransferase RlmN — its product is MENIYSALDLTLNDWQILFGNLGEQKFRGAQVCQWIYAKKEFTYDGMTNLSKALREKLNENVIMSFPVMIRQQVSRYGTKKYLWTLNDGAKIESVLLNHGGHKTACISSQAGCPLKCAFCETGANGFTRNLTRGEILGQFLMMEKINGADINNIVFMGMGEPLLNEDNVFSAIRSLNDKNMRNLGARHITISTSGIAPGIEDLADFEIPIRLSLSLHAPNDELRAKLMPVDKQYPLQKLTASLRRYRERTGERITVEYALIDRVNDSPELAYETAALLDGLEPYINIIPFNPIPSRPDLKRSDTSRIKAFCAVLAEMKIEYELRKERGSDIMAACGQLAGSMRNGS
- a CDS encoding glycosyltransferase; translated protein: MIIPVYNTEKYIAKCLDSLINQNMPSRNYEIIITDDGSSDSSGEICDSYADKYPFIHVTHTENHGPSHARNIALTQCRGEYITFCDSDDYASPCLISVLSKAIEVLGRPDAIVFRHYISMNIPAEGFPVYNAQDMKSDDAEISDGEELCFRILESNKVGGFTPNKALKREIIGGIRFDESLRYCEDVDWLINIALSRKNVKVCYIDYWLYCYVLHENEELTRDSANIYDKDGYPREFYALEKIYSRADLPPRVSEQLKALFYFTAANAGYQGYSKPRSESHARLMDYLRNYWKIYYSKSRHSLVQKAKTFVKHIFTLLHIHKPRRK
- a CDS encoding pyridoxal phosphate-dependent aminotransferase, producing MKYDFETVRKRFNTGSGKWREMAKYGVKESDDIIPFSVADMEFVTPPEIVSAIKSQLDTSIMGYENPTPEYLSAVCEWMRVRRNWSASPEWILPSSGVVDAFFRAVLTYTNEGDGVMIMTPVYYPMYMAVNTTGRKLVANPLINTGTRYEIDFDDMERKASDPNTKMLILCSPHNPVGRVWTRGELERIGNICLKNNVLVVSDEIHFDLIMPGHSHTVYASICDEFADNCLVLTAPSKTFNIAGLQTSNIFIPNPVLREKFLASLRLSNPNPKCNILGYTACEAGYKFCGEWLDECLRVIDGNRRIIADFISRELPAVKVFDLEGTYLLWLDMRGLELGHEELERINREEARLFFDEGYIFGEQGECFERWNIACPERYIHEALSRMKETYSRYAR
- a CDS encoding GDP-L-fucose synthase, with translation MNRDSKIYVAGHNGMVGSAILRELQRQGYTNIIMQTHSELDLTRQADVESFFEREKPEYVFLAAAKVGGIAANSASPADFMYVNMMIEMNTIHAAFSNGCRKVEFLGSSCIYPRMCPQPIREEYLLSGSLEKTNEAYALAKISGLKYCEYLNTQYGTDYISVMPCNLYGPNDSYHPENSHVLPALIRRFHEAKISGAESVTCWGDGSPLREFLYVDDLAELCVFLMNNYSGNETVNAGSGREISIRDLTALVAEIVGYSGKILWDTSKPNGTPRKVMDISKAASLGWKARTGLRDGIRLAYEDFRSRYA
- a CDS encoding YigZ family protein, whose amino-acid sequence is MPGPNAYREPEKSSQYEQKIKRSVFIAEVSPCHDEQEARAILADVISRHRDATHNCRAYILSDGTEYSSDDGEPSGTAGRPILNAIKHSGLVNVIVIVTRYYGGVKLGVRGLIDAYGDTAMNALELCGNVERVAMSAVRVAMGYSSVGNVTRLLEGAGAVNLRWNYSEGVSVICDVPENECGKLSAMLDEMKARAIIAEWEKIS
- the rseP gene encoding RIP metalloprotease RseP — protein: MILSVIAFVIVIAVCVIVHEYGHYITAKILGVQVHEFAFGMGPALLQRRDKHGMLWSCRAFPVGGFCRLAGMNEEDDGESVIPGHGFNEQPAWKRFLILLNGSAFNILLAVVLMALFLWGHGVLDMDSTKIGEIMPGFPSETAGIRVGDEIQKVNGESVSKWREMSEKIRTEAGKNESVSVEIKRGDEILTLTVNIPNNEEYGRPMLGISPSYVRYGFFSAFRNSAGYIYRMTAMMLRGLAELVMGYQEADVTGPVGIASMSGHALRSGLWGFVSFIAIIALNLGILNLFPIPALDGGRILFVLLEIVLRRRLPEKVENWIHTAGFVVLISLMILVTCKDVYNLFLTH